The DNA region TCTTAAATGTCATGGTAACTGAGCCCAAACATTGaagtggcccaatttcatagtgcagCTTCATCAGAAAGTAGTGTTTACAACGAAAaatgagctggataccagtcacaaattgtacatgtgatatggCAGTTTGACTCGCAACCATTTTCTGGTCAGCACAATTTCGtcgtgctaagcagctctatgaaattcggcgAAGGTGCGTGGACAAAGCCATTTGCAGTGTGCCAGAGGAGGCCCTTTGGTATCACAACTCCCTCTCGCCAATAAGAAACACCCGTTTGTAAAATTGTAAAGTAAGTTATAACTGGTCTTCTTTCGTTGTGCTCCTACATAAAACACTTAAAATTACAGATAAAGTTAATGATATAAAAAAACTATCAAACTTTCCAATCAAACTTTCTACTAGACCTTTCACTCATTAACTTTAAGGTAaggtcatactttggtaatgattttgaaaataatgtgtGCAATATCTCTCCGAATGGCaccttgtttatattttttgtctgaaatgcccctgctgattagaaattaataaaaagtaTTGGCTGCCGCTCAAGACCACATGAAGCCAGGGAAAGGCTGGTTTGGTTGTGTGGTGATGAAACTAAAAGAAACCAGATGGATCCGAGAAGGTTGTTTGGTAATGGCAGCTAGAGTCGATACTAAAGAAGACACTCGCTGTGTTCATGGCGAGGAGCATCCTAATTGTTTTACAGCAACAATCTTTCAATGTTCTTTCGGATTGACTCGATCTGGGAGTTCAACTGCGAGCCCTCGTTTGTTGTTACCGAACAGGAGATAACCGGTCGTGAAACTCCACAGGCACGGCCAAGAGCtgaaaataagaaataaatgtaGCAAATTTAGAAGACAGTACAGCAAATTTATTTCCTGTCATCTACTTTTtgtaatgcaaaaaaaaagttaatggcctgacgttttgtttcagatgtcaggacattaactattttttgcatttataccctcaGTCCTCTTGgctggtaagttgtttgcagcAGCTAAAtctattttctattttcttAAATGAACCCATAAACTGAACAACCTTGTGTCATGGCTAACACATGTGCCTCTTCTATCACTGCACCAGAGAAAACAAATCTTACTGAGAAGATCAAACAATCTACCTCAGTGGTCTTTGCCTGCGGGTTCAAACTGCGGCAACCCTAAGCTGCGTAGCATAGGCAATGTGGCAAAGTGGAGAGGTAGAAGTGTGAAAAAGCTGAGCAAAGTGGCGACTGATAGAGAATAAGTGATGGCTAGGACTACAGAAATCCCCCACCCCTACAATTaaaggacacgttgccttggatcggtcgtgtTGGTCTTCGAAAGCATTTTTAACCATTTgccataaaatgcatatgggtagaaagatgttggaaaagtagaatacaatgagccacacaaatatgcctcgaagttgtgtggttttctttttacctcgtcaactaacaaggtcggccattttgactcccattaatggccgtcCGTGTTAGCttgaaaaggaaaaccgtacaattttgagtgatacttgtgtggatcattatattctactcttaaaacatctttctaaccatgcatttcataacaaacggtttcaaacgctttttatagaccaactcgtccaatctaaggcaacgtgttcctgtaagAATGAGGTAGCCACGGATGCAAGTATATGCCGAATTAGGACGAGTGACACAAATACACTCGCAATTATAACACTGACCTTGCTTGGATCTTACAAAGACATAAGGTACGTTCTTATCTTCACAGAGTAGTGGGAGATGAAGAAGAATCTCAAGAGGTTCTGCATCTGCAGCCATGACGATAAACTCAGCAATAC from Asterias rubens chromosome 7, eAstRub1.3, whole genome shotgun sequence includes:
- the LOC117293101 gene encoding NHP2-like protein 1; translation: MATTDDVNPKAYPLADPNLSKTILDLLQQASNYSQLRKGANEATKTLNRGIAEFIVMAADAEPLEILLHLPLLCEDKNVPYVFVRSKQALGRACGVSRPVISCSVTTNEGSQLNSQIESIRKNIERLLL